One Microplitis mediator isolate UGA2020A chromosome 3, iyMicMedi2.1, whole genome shotgun sequence DNA segment encodes these proteins:
- the LOC130664789 gene encoding smoothelin, translated as MFLITKSFKTSDQLVDHVNKKPMSPFAKFRELDRQNSSSTPSSPRTPGTPKEFTFKFTDPIVQNNAVQIKERLLSWCRAKTKEYENVQIDNFSTSWNNGLAFCALLHHFKPQAFDYDKLKPENRRKNFTLAFEKAEEIAGIVPLLDVEDMVVMRKPDWKCVFTYVQSIYRRFKDED; from the exons atgtttttaataacCAAGAGCTTTAAGACTTCTGATCAACTTGTGGATCATG TTAATAAGAAACCAATGTCACCGTTTGCTAAATTCCGCGAGCTTGATCGTCAAAACAGTTCAAGCACTCccag ttcacCGAGGACACCAGGAACACCCAAagaatttacttttaaatttaccgaCCCCATTGTACAGAACAATGCGGTGCAGATCAAGGAGCGATTGCTGTCGTGGTGTCGGGCTAAGACCAAAGAGTATGAG AATGTTCAGatagataatttttcaacgaGTTGGAACAACGGGCTGGCATTTTGCGCTCTGCTCCATCATTTCAAACCTCAGGCATTTGATTACGATAAACTGAAGCCGGAAAATCGGCGGAAAAATTTTACGCTCGCTTTTGAAAAAGCTGa AGAAATTGCTGGGATTGTTCCACTTTTGGATGTTGAGGACATGGTGGTGATGCGTAAACCAGATTGGAAGTGTGTATTTACTTATGTCCAATCAATTTACCGCCGCTTTAAAGACgaagattaa
- the LOC130664778 gene encoding putative uncharacterized protein DDB_G0277255 isoform X2, with product MRSLNEEIARTLDLTGTGTGTATGSTTTATGTTTGTSTTTTTQDETGDLSTQPKRDEVQVGKTVAGECRNILPVLVEHLRSALELTSASTKRIIADEPLAPDPLSCNRNYHYQDPTSNSSLSQTHTMDFNFFGDLLVSDIKTALVRLQETLRRVDVDALTRYSSTLESNEKLRLLQLISNLVSNLKMAKLDDVSSVQPQPQPQQLQVPAVSTANSSVSSPAKRRHRGKDRHTIGVSSEELARARRWLEERGTGVTLTSQRLSLAPQTVQLDPSPVNPESNLENKLFDSPRACDKHMKDAINQQQSLQSRTKDTEAQVNAVEPSDTKVSSDKLETDTEQVNFININNKVASNKFTAKKFKIKRANTIDIPNYLKLQAEKSQSCSPGLRRPIDIGDRLSWNPPQANVLIPSFEPKTENDRKFLALINRNNDNNNNNINNNSNSNNSYGNNSTSGFNQPFKSFNYRQTSSIADKNWKSRFSNIKTAFDKPSPPASVDGSSRRSSRDDGKNNYREHPGVLVGSLKLGRPESANAAIKDYNFGRKVGNFTHAATSPFQKINNIKNIYSEEKPTPSYYLPACASSGMLRAKLKMFDHQQETVSPVTTMHVDPLPRVQLSAAHTKVNVKPEKIIKDTGYSTDALNHCQNKIRNNGFRNLSYDKVRRHTVIYDTNGNDDNNNNNNNNNININRINNNDNDRKVQGQDVQKQSVAVQTNYPIQLNNQHVENDDHESLIGNICPRPHQQKNYQSVPITFYENENPIYEPPKPVPRDIDFLIPPIINSNYNSNRFVDDESDHSFMDDENIANQDISDDRIVTRYTSAIATVENSPLSPITPASVSPPDYQEAIPCAAIQPVLSDDVQRHNMLQQSLIRRLHYETDKVIKPIQIPSQAPIPIPIPTATVTQNKSMSQSLSFNKNPRYSMIHYDDNLSPITTEVVQNGRESVEPLIESRNTQEKINIFEEKSTRRPDPLVIRPIHIPPKINIVSPSRTMPQGLNPNNNPYVPPLPVKYSSPVDSSDEYLVNCATRPHRSIVLSKSESWHQLALSKNHLQVPPVPPHKPPRVSSCKHLDPEKNDMKKMEEKVQRYFDRSNSSLGQSKRDSGPKRRSLPRKNNLGSLARSHTMPHIYDDVTDVDKAFDSLFEETTRDRH from the coding sequence ATGAGGAGCCTCAATGAGGAGATTGCGAGAACTCTGGACTTAACTGGTACTGGAACTGGAACTGCAACTGGAAGCACAACCACAGCCACTGGAACAACGACTGGGACAAGTACGACTACGACGACACAAGACGAGACGGGAGATCTGTCGACACAACCAAAGAGGGACGAAGTCCAAGTTGGAAAAACAGTTGCCGGTGAGTGCAGGAATATATTGCCCGTATTAGTTGAGCATTTGCGCTCGGCACTTGAACTGACATCGGCCAGTACTAAGCGGATCATCGCCGACGAGCCACTGGCACCTGATCCGCTCTCGTGTAATCGTAATTATCACTACCAGGATCCAACATCAAATTCCTCGTTATCGCAAACGCACACcatggattttaatttttttggagacctccTGGTCTCGGACATAAAAACTGCCCTTGTCCGGCTTCAAGAAACCTTGAGACGCGTTGACGTCGACGCACTGACTAGATACAGTTCGACTTTGGAGTCAAACGAGAAATTACGTCTGCTTCAACTGATTTCTAATCTGgtttctaatttaaaaatggccAAGCTAGACGACGTGTCTTCTGTTCAACCCCAACCGCAGCCGCAGCAGCTGCAGGTTCCGGCTGTGAGCACAGCAAACTCATCAGTCAGTTCACCAGCTAAAAGAAGACACCGCGGCAAAGACAGACATACCATCGGTGTAAGCAGCGAAGAATTAGCGCGGGCTAGAAGGTGGCTCGAAGAACGAGGCACCGGTGTGACATTAACATCTCAGAGACTATCACTCGCTCCGCAGACTGTCCAGCTTGACCCGAGCCCAGTTAATCCTGAAAGTAATCTggaaaataaactttttgacAGTCCGCGGGCCTGCGACAAGCACATGAAGGACGCTATCAATCAGCAGCAGTCCTTGCAAAGCAGGACTAAGGACACTGAGGCCCAGGTAAATGCCGTCGAGCCAAGTGATACTAAAGTTTCAAGTGATAAATTGGAGACTGATACCGAgcaagttaattttataaatatcaataataaagtCGCGAGTAATAAATTCACCGCAAAGAAGTTTAAGATAAAACGTGCTAACACCATTGATATTCCGAATTACCTGAAGCTACAGGCGGAAAAATCACAGTCCTGCAGTCCAGGATTAAGGAGACCCATTGACATTGGTGACAGATTGTCTTGGAACCCACCCCAAGCAAATGTCCTGATACCTTCGTTTGAACCTAAAACTGaaaatgacagaaaatttctgGCGCTAATTAAccgtaataatgataataataataataatattaataataatagtaatagtaataatagttATGGTAATAATAGCACGAGTGGTTTTAATCAGccgtttaaaagttttaattatcgtCAAACAAGTTCAATTGCTGATAAAAACTGGAAAAGTaggttttcaaatattaaaacgGCGTTTGACAAACCCTCGCCACCGGCATCTGTCGACGGATCATCAAGAAGAAGTTCACGAGACGACGGTAAGAATAATTACCGTGAACATCCGGGTGTTCTTGTCGGTTCTCTTAAACTCGGTAGACCAGAATCCGCCAACGCCGCGATAAAGGACTACAATTTTGGGCGTAAAGTCGGCAATTTCACGCATGCCGCGACTTCACCCTTTCAgaagataaataatataaaaaatatttatagcgAAGAAAAACCAACGCCGTCTTACTATTTACCGGCATGCGCCTCTAGTGGAATGCTCAGAGCCAAGCTGAAGATGTTTGATCACCAGCAAGAGACAGTATCACCAGTTACAACAATGCACGTTGATCCGTTACCGCGGGTTCAATTGTCAGCTGCGCATACCAAAGTAAATGTGAAAcctgaaaaaataatcaaagacacGGGCTACTCAACTGATGCTTTGAATCATTGccaaaataaaatacgtaACAATGGGTTTCGTAATCTCTCTTACGATAAAGTTAGAAGACATACTGTCATTTACGATACCAACGGTAATgatgataacaataacaataataataataataatattaatattaatagaattaataataatgataatgatagaAAAGTACAGGGTCAAGATGTCCAAAAACAAAGTGTTGCAGTACAAACAAATTATCCAATTCAATTGAATAATCAACATGTCGAAAATGATGATCATGAGTCATTGATAGGAAATATTTGTCCCCGTCCTCatcagcaaaaaaattatcaatctgtgccaataacattttatgagAATGAAAATCCTATATATGAACCACCAAAACCAGTGCCAAGAgacattgattttttaatcccGCCGATAATAAACAGTAATTACAACAGCAATAGATTCGTTGATGACGAATCGGACCACTCATTCATGGACGATGAAAACATCGCGAACCAAGACATCAGTGATGATAGAATAGTAACTCGTTACACCAGCGCAATAGCTACCGTTGAAAACTCACCGCTGTCTCCAATAACTCCAGCGTCTGTGTCGCCGCCTGATTATCAAGAGGCTATACCTTGTGCGGCGATACAACCGGTTCTCAGTGATGATGTCCAGCGTCACAATATGCTTCAGCAGAGTCTTATTCGTCGATTGCATTACGAGACagataaagtaattaaacCCATTCAGATCCCGAGTCAAGCTCCGATTCCGATTCCGATTCCGACAGCGACTGTGACTCAGAATAAAAGTATGAGTCAGAGtttgagttttaataaaaatcctagATACTCGATGATTCATTACGATGATAATTTGTCACCGATTACTACAGAAGTGGTACAAAACGGTCGTGAATCTGTTGAACCATTGATAGAAAGTCGCAACAcccaagaaaaaataaatatttttgaagaaaaatcaaCTCGCCGACCAGATCCTCTGGTGATTCGTCCGATTCACATCCCGCCGAAGATAAATATCGTCAGTCCTTCAAGGACGATGCCCCAAGGATTGAATCCTAATAATAATCCTTACGTACCTCCACTGCCAGTTAAATATTCGAGCCCAGTGGACTCGAGCGATGAGTATCTGGTGAACTGCGCGACTCGCCCGCACCGATCAATTGTCCTGTCAAAATCCGAATCCTGGCACCAGCTCGCCTTGTCCAAGAACCATCTCCAGGTGCCTCCAGTTCCCCCTCACAAACCACCGCGCGTGAGCTCCTGCAAGCACTTGGACCCTGAGAAAAACGACATGAAAAAAATGGAGGAAAAGGTCCAGCGGTACTTTGACAGATCAAACAGCAGCCTGGGGCAGAGCAAGCGAGACTCGGGACCGAAGCGAAGGTCCTTGCCGAGAAAAAATAACCTGGGAAGTTTGGCACGCAGTCATACGATGCCGCATATTTATGACGATGTCACCGATGTCGATAAGGCATTCGATAGTCTCTTCGAAGAAACGACTCGCGATCGCCACTGa
- the LOC130664788 gene encoding geminin: protein MKTGGANVATAHSENLEHDKSKKALQTLQPAAKDKENLVGRQLRSRTPAQGLVKDEMSAKTKKEAPQKDKKTKKLTFKDKACQTTRGNKIQIEVEDLTSEAGPSENYWEVLAERRRIALDDALEENQELTQRIAKLEEEKKIYKEMLDETRALVEVLQEMVGEDRSDINNSLEDTL, encoded by the exons ATGAAAACTGGAGGAGCAAACGTAGCCACGGCACATTCGGAAAATTTGGAG caCGACAAATCTAAAAAAGCACTACAAACTCTTCAACCCGCAGCCAAGGACAAGGAGAACCTTGTTGGCAGACAACTGAGATCCAGAACGCCTGCCCAAGGTCTCGTCAAGGa TGAGATGTCagcaaaaactaaaaaagagGCTCCacaaaaagacaaaaaaacaaaaaaactaacATTTAAAGACAAAGCATGCCAGACTACCagaggaaataaaattcaaattgaagTTGAAGATTTGACATCTGAag ctGGTCCAAGTGAAAATTATTGGGAAGTATTAGCGGAAAGACGACGTATTGCTTTGGACGATGCTTTAGAAGAGAACCAAGAACTGACTCAACGTATTGCTAAACTCGAAGAAGAGAAGAAAATATACAAAGAGATGCTTGACGAAACTCGAGCACTTGTCGAAGTGCTTCAG GAAATGGTTGGAGAAGATCGTAGCGACATAAATAATTCGCTCGAAGACACTCTTTGA
- the LOC130664778 gene encoding uncharacterized protein LOC130664778 isoform X1: MSDIQDKSIGEDVGDKIIEDGSLVSVENSSEAPDNNEESSSIHQLSAETMRSLNEEIARTLDLTGTGTGTATGSTTTATGTTTGTSTTTTTQDETGDLSTQPKRDEVQVGKTVAGECRNILPVLVEHLRSALELTSASTKRIIADEPLAPDPLSCNRNYHYQDPTSNSSLSQTHTMDFNFFGDLLVSDIKTALVRLQETLRRVDVDALTRYSSTLESNEKLRLLQLISNLVSNLKMAKLDDVSSVQPQPQPQQLQVPAVSTANSSVSSPAKRRHRGKDRHTIGVSSEELARARRWLEERGTGVTLTSQRLSLAPQTVQLDPSPVNPESNLENKLFDSPRACDKHMKDAINQQQSLQSRTKDTEAQVNAVEPSDTKVSSDKLETDTEQVNFININNKVASNKFTAKKFKIKRANTIDIPNYLKLQAEKSQSCSPGLRRPIDIGDRLSWNPPQANVLIPSFEPKTENDRKFLALINRNNDNNNNNINNNSNSNNSYGNNSTSGFNQPFKSFNYRQTSSIADKNWKSRFSNIKTAFDKPSPPASVDGSSRRSSRDDGKNNYREHPGVLVGSLKLGRPESANAAIKDYNFGRKVGNFTHAATSPFQKINNIKNIYSEEKPTPSYYLPACASSGMLRAKLKMFDHQQETVSPVTTMHVDPLPRVQLSAAHTKVNVKPEKIIKDTGYSTDALNHCQNKIRNNGFRNLSYDKVRRHTVIYDTNGNDDNNNNNNNNNININRINNNDNDRKVQGQDVQKQSVAVQTNYPIQLNNQHVENDDHESLIGNICPRPHQQKNYQSVPITFYENENPIYEPPKPVPRDIDFLIPPIINSNYNSNRFVDDESDHSFMDDENIANQDISDDRIVTRYTSAIATVENSPLSPITPASVSPPDYQEAIPCAAIQPVLSDDVQRHNMLQQSLIRRLHYETDKVIKPIQIPSQAPIPIPIPTATVTQNKSMSQSLSFNKNPRYSMIHYDDNLSPITTEVVQNGRESVEPLIESRNTQEKINIFEEKSTRRPDPLVIRPIHIPPKINIVSPSRTMPQGLNPNNNPYVPPLPVKYSSPVDSSDEYLVNCATRPHRSIVLSKSESWHQLALSKNHLQVPPVPPHKPPRVSSCKHLDPEKNDMKKMEEKVQRYFDRSNSSLGQSKRDSGPKRRSLPRKNNLGSLARSHTMPHIYDDVTDVDKAFDSLFEETTRDRH, encoded by the exons ATGTCGGATATTCAAG ACAAATCCATTGGCGAGGACGTTGGGGACAAGATCATCGAGGATGGAAGTCTAGTGTCGGTCGAAAATTCCAGTGAAGCTCCGGATAACAATGAGGAGAGCAGCAGCATTCACCAGTTGTCAGCAG AGACGATGAGGAGCCTCAATGAGGAGATTGCGAGAACTCTGGACTTAACTGGTACTGGAACTGGAACTGCAACTGGAAGCACAACCACAGCCACTGGAACAACGACTGGGACAAGTACGACTACGACGACACAAGACGAGACGGGAGATCTGTCGACACAACCAAAGAGGGACGAAGTCCAAGTTGGAAAAACAGTTGCCGGTGAGTGCAGGAATATATTGCCCGTATTAGTTGAGCATTTGCGCTCGGCACTTGAACTGACATCGGCCAGTACTAAGCGGATCATCGCCGACGAGCCACTGGCACCTGATCCGCTCTCGTGTAATCGTAATTATCACTACCAGGATCCAACATCAAATTCCTCGTTATCGCAAACGCACACcatggattttaatttttttggagacctccTGGTCTCGGACATAAAAACTGCCCTTGTCCGGCTTCAAGAAACCTTGAGACGCGTTGACGTCGACGCACTGACTAGATACAGTTCGACTTTGGAGTCAAACGAGAAATTACGTCTGCTTCAACTGATTTCTAATCTGgtttctaatttaaaaatggccAAGCTAGACGACGTGTCTTCTGTTCAACCCCAACCGCAGCCGCAGCAGCTGCAGGTTCCGGCTGTGAGCACAGCAAACTCATCAGTCAGTTCACCAGCTAAAAGAAGACACCGCGGCAAAGACAGACATACCATCGGTGTAAGCAGCGAAGAATTAGCGCGGGCTAGAAGGTGGCTCGAAGAACGAGGCACCGGTGTGACATTAACATCTCAGAGACTATCACTCGCTCCGCAGACTGTCCAGCTTGACCCGAGCCCAGTTAATCCTGAAAGTAATCTggaaaataaactttttgacAGTCCGCGGGCCTGCGACAAGCACATGAAGGACGCTATCAATCAGCAGCAGTCCTTGCAAAGCAGGACTAAGGACACTGAGGCCCAGGTAAATGCCGTCGAGCCAAGTGATACTAAAGTTTCAAGTGATAAATTGGAGACTGATACCGAgcaagttaattttataaatatcaataataaagtCGCGAGTAATAAATTCACCGCAAAGAAGTTTAAGATAAAACGTGCTAACACCATTGATATTCCGAATTACCTGAAGCTACAGGCGGAAAAATCACAGTCCTGCAGTCCAGGATTAAGGAGACCCATTGACATTGGTGACAGATTGTCTTGGAACCCACCCCAAGCAAATGTCCTGATACCTTCGTTTGAACCTAAAACTGaaaatgacagaaaatttctgGCGCTAATTAAccgtaataatgataataataataataatattaataataatagtaatagtaataatagttATGGTAATAATAGCACGAGTGGTTTTAATCAGccgtttaaaagttttaattatcgtCAAACAAGTTCAATTGCTGATAAAAACTGGAAAAGTaggttttcaaatattaaaacgGCGTTTGACAAACCCTCGCCACCGGCATCTGTCGACGGATCATCAAGAAGAAGTTCACGAGACGACGGTAAGAATAATTACCGTGAACATCCGGGTGTTCTTGTCGGTTCTCTTAAACTCGGTAGACCAGAATCCGCCAACGCCGCGATAAAGGACTACAATTTTGGGCGTAAAGTCGGCAATTTCACGCATGCCGCGACTTCACCCTTTCAgaagataaataatataaaaaatatttatagcgAAGAAAAACCAACGCCGTCTTACTATTTACCGGCATGCGCCTCTAGTGGAATGCTCAGAGCCAAGCTGAAGATGTTTGATCACCAGCAAGAGACAGTATCACCAGTTACAACAATGCACGTTGATCCGTTACCGCGGGTTCAATTGTCAGCTGCGCATACCAAAGTAAATGTGAAAcctgaaaaaataatcaaagacacGGGCTACTCAACTGATGCTTTGAATCATTGccaaaataaaatacgtaACAATGGGTTTCGTAATCTCTCTTACGATAAAGTTAGAAGACATACTGTCATTTACGATACCAACGGTAATgatgataacaataacaataataataataataatattaatattaatagaattaataataatgataatgatagaAAAGTACAGGGTCAAGATGTCCAAAAACAAAGTGTTGCAGTACAAACAAATTATCCAATTCAATTGAATAATCAACATGTCGAAAATGATGATCATGAGTCATTGATAGGAAATATTTGTCCCCGTCCTCatcagcaaaaaaattatcaatctgtgccaataacattttatgagAATGAAAATCCTATATATGAACCACCAAAACCAGTGCCAAGAgacattgattttttaatcccGCCGATAATAAACAGTAATTACAACAGCAATAGATTCGTTGATGACGAATCGGACCACTCATTCATGGACGATGAAAACATCGCGAACCAAGACATCAGTGATGATAGAATAGTAACTCGTTACACCAGCGCAATAGCTACCGTTGAAAACTCACCGCTGTCTCCAATAACTCCAGCGTCTGTGTCGCCGCCTGATTATCAAGAGGCTATACCTTGTGCGGCGATACAACCGGTTCTCAGTGATGATGTCCAGCGTCACAATATGCTTCAGCAGAGTCTTATTCGTCGATTGCATTACGAGACagataaagtaattaaacCCATTCAGATCCCGAGTCAAGCTCCGATTCCGATTCCGATTCCGACAGCGACTGTGACTCAGAATAAAAGTATGAGTCAGAGtttgagttttaataaaaatcctagATACTCGATGATTCATTACGATGATAATTTGTCACCGATTACTACAGAAGTGGTACAAAACGGTCGTGAATCTGTTGAACCATTGATAGAAAGTCGCAACAcccaagaaaaaataaatatttttgaagaaaaatcaaCTCGCCGACCAGATCCTCTGGTGATTCGTCCGATTCACATCCCGCCGAAGATAAATATCGTCAGTCCTTCAAGGACGATGCCCCAAGGATTGAATCCTAATAATAATCCTTACGTACCTCCACTGCCAGTTAAATATTCGAGCCCAGTGGACTCGAGCGATGAGTATCTGGTGAACTGCGCGACTCGCCCGCACCGATCAATTGTCCTGTCAAAATCCGAATCCTGGCACCAGCTCGCCTTGTCCAAGAACCATCTCCAGGTGCCTCCAGTTCCCCCTCACAAACCACCGCGCGTGAGCTCCTGCAAGCACTTGGACCCTGAGAAAAACGACATGAAAAAAATGGAGGAAAAGGTCCAGCGGTACTTTGACAGATCAAACAGCAGCCTGGGGCAGAGCAAGCGAGACTCGGGACCGAAGCGAAGGTCCTTGCCGAGAAAAAATAACCTGGGAAGTTTGGCACGCAGTCATACGATGCCGCATATTTATGACGATGTCACCGATGTCGATAAGGCATTCGATAGTCTCTTCGAAGAAACGACTCGCGATCGCCACTGa